A stretch of Caenibius tardaugens NBRC 16725 DNA encodes these proteins:
- a CDS encoding aldehyde dehydrogenase, whose product MSGIVRQDKLYIGGEWVDPIDGDVVPTIDPSTGEPWAEVAFGGPKDIDRAVAAAKEAFEGPWRRMPVTERAALLRRFAEIYTRRTEELIQLEARDSGRAIREVRGDVGNHANWFYWFASLADKMGGRTIPFDESVHIFTTRQPVGVVGGITPWNVPLLSTVWKLAPALAAGCTFVHKPAEQTPFTAFELARMGEEAGLPPGVLNTVPGYGPTTGAHLVGHRDVDKISFTGEGRTAAEIQRAGAGSLKRYSFELGGKSPHILFEDCDLEQALNAATGSAFVVCGQSCALGSRLYVHRSIYGRVAEEIARRAGTIRVGNAMDANTQMGPQSSIAQLEKTLSYIDIGKQEGATLLAGGSRIEELGKGYYVRPTVFADVTSDMRIAREEIFGPVVSLIPFDTEEEVIALANNTRYGLAAGLWTRDSARAHRVAARIDAGIVWVNTYRFIRWSTPYGGFKGSGVGRENGVEAMDAYLETKTTVISTTGAFADPYAI is encoded by the coding sequence ATGAGCGGGATCGTACGTCAGGATAAACTCTACATCGGCGGCGAATGGGTCGATCCGATCGATGGCGATGTGGTGCCGACGATCGATCCTTCGACGGGCGAACCCTGGGCCGAAGTGGCCTTTGGCGGGCCGAAGGATATCGATCGTGCGGTGGCCGCGGCGAAGGAGGCGTTCGAAGGGCCGTGGCGGCGCATGCCGGTGACCGAACGCGCCGCCCTGCTGCGCCGTTTCGCCGAAATCTACACCCGCCGCACCGAAGAACTGATCCAGCTGGAGGCGCGCGACAGCGGCCGGGCGATCCGCGAGGTGCGCGGCGACGTCGGCAATCATGCCAACTGGTTCTACTGGTTCGCTTCACTGGCGGACAAGATGGGCGGGCGCACGATCCCGTTTGACGAGAGCGTGCATATCTTCACCACCCGCCAGCCGGTGGGTGTGGTCGGCGGGATCACGCCATGGAACGTGCCGCTGCTCTCCACCGTGTGGAAGCTGGCCCCCGCGCTGGCCGCCGGATGCACTTTCGTGCACAAACCGGCCGAACAGACGCCGTTCACCGCGTTCGAACTGGCCCGCATGGGTGAAGAGGCCGGGTTGCCGCCGGGCGTGCTCAACACCGTGCCCGGCTATGGCCCAACCACGGGGGCGCATCTGGTCGGGCATCGGGATGTCGACAAGATCAGCTTCACCGGGGAAGGCCGCACCGCAGCGGAAATCCAGCGCGCCGGCGCCGGATCGCTCAAACGCTATTCCTTCGAACTGGGGGGCAAGTCGCCGCATATCCTGTTCGAGGATTGCGATCTCGAACAGGCGCTCAACGCGGCTACCGGCTCGGCCTTCGTGGTTTGCGGGCAAAGCTGCGCGCTGGGATCGCGGCTTTATGTCCACCGTTCGATCTATGGCCGGGTGGCGGAAGAAATCGCCCGCCGAGCAGGCACGATCCGGGTCGGCAATGCCATGGATGCAAATACCCAGATGGGGCCGCAATCGAGCATCGCGCAGTTGGAGAAGACACTCTCCTACATCGATATCGGCAAGCAGGAAGGGGCCACGCTGCTGGCGGGCGGATCGCGGATCGAGGAACTGGGCAAGGGCTACTACGTGCGCCCCACGGTGTTTGCCGATGTGACCAGCGACATGCGCATCGCGCGCGAGGAAATCTTCGGCCCGGTCGTTTCGCTGATCCCGTTCGATACGGAAGAGGAAGTCATCGCACTGGCCAACAACACCCGTTACGGGCTGGCCGCCGGGCTGTGGACCCGCGATTCCGCCCGGGCGCACCGGGTGGCGGCGCGGATCGATGCCGGGATCGTGTGGGTCAACACCTATCGCTTTATCCGCTGGTCGACCCCTTATGGCGGGTTCAAGGGCAGCGGTGTGGGCCGTGAAAACGGGGTGGAGGCGATGGACGCCTATCTCGAAACCAAGACAACCGTGATCAGCACGACCGGCGCTTTTGCCGATCCCTACGCAATCTGA
- a CDS encoding MaoC family dehydratase has product MAGLYFDEFHTGQAFHHPLSRTVTEHDNISFSLMTHNPQPLHIDAHFAAQTEFGQPLFNSMYTLAILVGMSVYDTTLGTTLGNLAMNDITFPRPVFAGDTLRAHTKVLSTRPSKSRPGQGIVEFEHTASNQKGEIVAICRRTALMMGRPEKQGEE; this is encoded by the coding sequence ATGGCAGGTTTGTATTTTGATGAATTCCACACCGGGCAGGCGTTTCACCACCCCCTGTCGCGCACGGTGACGGAACACGACAATATTTCGTTCAGCCTGATGACGCACAATCCGCAGCCGCTGCATATCGACGCGCATTTCGCGGCGCAGACAGAGTTCGGGCAGCCGCTGTTCAACAGCATGTACACGCTGGCGATCCTTGTCGGCATGTCGGTGTACGACACCACGCTGGGCACCACGCTGGGCAATCTGGCGATGAATGATATCACATTCCCGCGCCCGGTTTTTGCAGGCGATACGCTGCGGGCCCATACCAAAGTGCTGTCGACCCGGCCGAGCAAATCGCGCCCGGGGCAGGGGATTGTCGAATTCGAGCACACGGCAAGCAATCAGAAGGGCGAAATCGTGGCGATCTGCCGCCGTACCGCGCTGATGATGGGGCGGCCGGAAAAACAAGGTGAGGAGTGA